Part of the Actinomycetota bacterium genome, GGCGCCGGTGCCTTTCGTGCCCCGGCCTGCGGTCTTGCCGCCCTTGCCGCGGTCACCGCGGCCGACGCGCCGCTTGGACCGGGTCGCACCCTCGGCGGGCTTGAGGTGGTGGACCTTCATGAGCTGTCCTTGTCGTTGGCGCGGGCATCGGCCTCCACCACCTCGAACTCGACGAGGTGAGCGACCTTGCGGATCATCCCGCGGATCTCGGGACGGTCGGGGTGCACCACGGTGTGGCGGATGCGGCGCAGCCCGAGGGTACGCACGGTGTCGCGCTGATCCCTGGGCCGGCCGATCAGCGAACGGATCTGCGTGATGCGCAGCGCAGCGTTGGGCTCGGCCACGTCACGCCCCCTCGCGGAGCGTCTCGATCATCGCTTTGGGGGCGACCTCTTCCAGCGACTTGTCACGCAGCCGCGCGACCTCTTCGGGGCGCCTTTGACCTTGTAGGGCGGCGACCGTGGCGTGGATCACGTTGATCGGGT contains:
- the rpmD gene encoding 50S ribosomal protein L30; this translates as MAEPNAALRITQIRSLIGRPRDQRDTVRTLGLRRIRHTVVHPDRPEIRGMIRKVAHLVEFEVVEADARANDKDSS